In Ancalomicrobiaceae bacterium S20, the following proteins share a genomic window:
- a CDS encoding nuclear transport factor 2 family protein encodes MSSISKSPIAAALLGALAIAAVGTAAAQEAVVGAGDAEALFTSPDPKLHANKQVVYRVVRDLLEANHWELAEDLITERYIQHNPNAVSGRAGVVAYFTQVLKRAPTPIPARISTPIVAVTAEGDLVTVLYPRVLPDKADPSKTYSTTWFDTWRIKDGKIDEHWDPATRD; translated from the coding sequence ATGTCGTCGATCTCGAAATCTCCGATCGCCGCGGCGCTTCTGGGCGCTCTCGCCATTGCTGCCGTCGGAACGGCGGCCGCGCAGGAGGCGGTGGTCGGCGCCGGCGACGCCGAGGCGCTGTTCACCAGCCCGGATCCGAAGCTCCACGCCAACAAGCAGGTGGTCTATCGCGTGGTGCGCGATCTGCTCGAGGCGAACCACTGGGAACTCGCCGAGGACCTGATCACGGAGCGCTACATCCAGCACAATCCGAATGCAGTCTCGGGCCGCGCCGGCGTGGTGGCTTATTTCACCCAGGTGCTGAAGCGGGCGCCGACGCCGATTCCGGCCAGGATCAGCACGCCGATCGTCGCCGTGACCGCCGAGGGCGACCTCGTCACCGTGCTCTATCCGCGCGTGCTGCCCGACAAGGCCGATCCGTCGAAGACCTATTCGACCACCTGGTTCGATACCTGGCGGATCAAGGACGGCAAGATCGACGAGCATTGGGATCCGGCGACGCGGGATTGA
- a CDS encoding alpha/beta fold hydrolase: MTDDTPILLVPGLNCTGLLYGPQIARFGAAGRAMIVADHTVADTIDGIAEAILARAPERFSLVGLSMGGYVSMAILRRAPERVARLALLDTQAQADTEAAREARLQQIAIAERGGFDRIPGLQLPRLLAPAHQGSETLVAIVREMAEATGPAAFVRQQTAIMNRIDARPHLGAIACPTLVLVGAEDAITPVAVAREMAEAIPDAHLAIVPGAGHLSTLEAPDAVNAALADWLIT; encoded by the coding sequence ATGACCGACGACACGCCGATCCTGCTTGTTCCGGGCCTCAACTGCACGGGGCTTCTCTACGGGCCGCAGATCGCGCGATTCGGCGCGGCCGGGCGCGCAATGATCGTCGCGGACCACACGGTCGCCGATACGATCGACGGCATCGCCGAGGCCATTCTGGCCCGAGCGCCGGAGCGGTTCTCGCTCGTCGGTCTGTCGATGGGCGGCTACGTGTCGATGGCGATCCTGCGCCGCGCGCCCGAGCGGGTCGCGCGGCTCGCACTGCTCGACACCCAGGCGCAAGCCGATACCGAAGCGGCGCGCGAGGCGCGTCTCCAGCAGATCGCCATCGCCGAGAGGGGCGGCTTCGACCGCATTCCCGGCCTGCAGCTGCCGCGTCTGCTCGCGCCCGCGCATCAAGGCAGTGAGACCCTGGTCGCAATCGTGCGCGAGATGGCGGAGGCGACCGGGCCGGCGGCCTTCGTGCGCCAGCAGACCGCGATCATGAACCGGATCGACGCCCGCCCGCACCTCGGCGCGATCGCCTGTCCGACGCTGGTGCTGGTCGGGGCCGAGGACGCCATCACGCCGGTCGCGGTCGCGCGCGAGATGGCCGAGGCGATCCCCGACGCGCATCTGGCGATCGTGCCCGGCGCCGGGCATCTGTCGACGCTCGAAGCGCCCGACGCCGTCAACGCGGCGCTGGCGGACTGGCTTATCACCTGA
- the parE gene encoding DNA topoisomerase IV subunit B: MAKSDDLFASMPTTAAARSTASAEARREAGSAGGATRPAAAAAARQAVAAASQGAPAARPAPRASSGGTPGEADYNASHIEVLEGLEPVRRRPGMYIGGTDEKALHHLFAEVIDNAMDEAVAGHASFIEVELAADGMLSVFDNGRGIPVDPHPKYPGKSALEVIMTMLHSGGKFDGKAYETSGGLHGVGVSVVNALSELLEVEVAKNRRLYRQRFSRGHPISGLEELGEVMNRRGTTVRFRPDEQIFGAGARFDPARLFRMARSKAYLFGGVEIRWSCAPELVAGTDTPDKAVFHFPGGLKDFLAERLKGERLVVDDVFAGKNDVKGHGAVEWAVAWFAGDGFVSSYCNTVPTPEGGTHEQGLRVALLRGLRAYADLVGNKRAGVLTTDDVMTSAGALLSVFIREPEFVGQTKDKLATGEATRIVDQAIKDAFDHWIAASPAQAGRLLDWSIERAEERLKRRQEKEVLRKTAVRKLRLPGKLADCSNTAAQGSEIFIVEGDSAGGSAKQARDRQSQAVLPLRGKILNVANATRDKLGANQQLADLIQALGCGTRASYRDAELRYDKVVVMTDADVDGAHIASLLITFFYREMPELIRAGHLYLAVPPLYRITHGSKTVYARDDAHREQLLATTFKGKKPEIGRFKGLGEMMPGQLKETTMDPKTRTLLRVQVVEDDAEATKDSVERLMGNKPEARFAFIQERAAFADEVDLDI, translated from the coding sequence ATGGCCAAGTCTGACGATCTCTTCGCGAGCATGCCCACGACCGCCGCTGCGCGGTCGACCGCGAGCGCCGAGGCGCGGCGGGAAGCGGGTTCGGCAGGTGGGGCAACCCGTCCGGCCGCCGCTGCCGCGGCCCGCCAGGCGGTCGCGGCGGCGAGCCAGGGCGCGCCCGCTGCGCGGCCTGCGCCGCGCGCGAGCTCCGGCGGCACCCCGGGCGAAGCGGACTACAACGCCTCGCACATCGAGGTGCTGGAGGGGCTGGAGCCGGTGCGCCGGCGTCCGGGCATGTACATCGGCGGCACCGACGAAAAGGCGCTGCATCACCTGTTCGCCGAGGTGATCGACAACGCCATGGACGAGGCCGTCGCCGGCCATGCGAGCTTCATCGAGGTCGAGCTCGCCGCCGACGGCATGCTGTCGGTGTTCGACAACGGCCGCGGCATTCCGGTCGACCCGCACCCGAAATATCCGGGCAAGTCGGCGCTCGAAGTGATCATGACCATGCTGCATTCGGGCGGCAAGTTCGACGGCAAGGCCTACGAGACCTCGGGCGGCCTGCACGGCGTCGGCGTCTCGGTGGTCAATGCCCTGTCCGAGCTGCTCGAAGTGGAAGTCGCCAAGAACCGCCGGCTCTATCGGCAGCGTTTTTCGCGCGGACATCCGATTTCCGGTCTCGAGGAACTCGGCGAGGTGATGAACCGGCGCGGCACCACCGTGCGGTTCCGGCCCGACGAGCAGATCTTCGGCGCCGGCGCGCGCTTCGATCCGGCCCGTCTGTTCCGCATGGCGCGCTCGAAGGCGTACCTGTTCGGTGGCGTCGAGATCCGCTGGTCCTGCGCGCCCGAACTCGTCGCCGGCACCGACACGCCCGACAAGGCGGTGTTCCATTTCCCCGGCGGCCTCAAGGACTTCCTAGCCGAGCGGCTGAAGGGCGAGCGCCTCGTCGTCGACGACGTCTTCGCCGGCAAGAACGACGTGAAGGGCCATGGCGCGGTCGAATGGGCCGTCGCCTGGTTCGCCGGCGACGGCTTCGTCTCGTCCTACTGCAACACCGTGCCCACGCCGGAAGGCGGCACGCACGAACAGGGCCTGCGCGTCGCGCTGCTCCGGGGCCTACGCGCCTATGCCGACCTCGTCGGCAACAAGCGCGCGGGCGTGCTGACCACCGACGACGTGATGACCTCGGCCGGCGCGCTGCTCTCGGTGTTCATCCGCGAGCCGGAATTCGTCGGCCAGACCAAGGACAAGCTCGCCACCGGCGAGGCGACCCGCATCGTCGATCAGGCGATCAAGGACGCCTTCGATCACTGGATCGCGGCCTCGCCGGCGCAGGCCGGCCGCCTGCTCGACTGGTCGATCGAACGCGCCGAGGAGCGCCTGAAGCGCCGCCAGGAGAAGGAGGTGCTGCGCAAGACTGCCGTTCGCAAGCTCCGCCTGCCCGGCAAGCTCGCAGATTGCTCGAACACTGCCGCGCAAGGCTCTGAAATCTTTATTGTCGAGGGTGACTCGGCCGGTGGCTCCGCCAAGCAGGCGCGCGACCGCCAGAGCCAGGCCGTGCTGCCGCTCCGCGGCAAGATCCTCAACGTCGCCAATGCCACGCGCGACAAGCTCGGCGCCAACCAGCAGCTCGCCGACCTAATCCAGGCGCTCGGCTGCGGCACGCGCGCGAGCTACCGCGACGCCGAGCTGCGCTACGACAAGGTCGTCGTGATGACCGACGCCGACGTCGACGGCGCCCACATCGCCTCGCTGCTGATCACCTTCTTCTACCGCGAGATGCCGGAGCTGATCCGCGCCGGCCACCTCTATCTGGCGGTGCCGCCGCTCTACCGCATCACCCACGGCTCCAAGACCGTCTACGCCCGCGACGACGCCCACCGCGAACAACTGCTCGCGACCACCTTCAAGGGCAAGAAGCCGGAAATCGGCCGCTTCAAGGGTCTCGGCGAAATGATGCCGGGGCAGTTGAAGGAGACGACCATGGACCCGAAGACGCGCACGCTGCTGCGCGTCCAGGTGGTCGAGGACGACGCCGAGGCGACCAAGGATTCGGTCGAGCGGCTGATGGGCAACAAGCCCGAAGCCCGCTTCGCCTTCATCCAGGAGCGCGCCGCCTTCGCCGACGAGGTCGATCTCGACATCTGA
- a CDS encoding polysaccharide deacetylase family protein — translation MSDAGRLVVPRQQQRGHGVTNRLGVALIRTALLATAGLKRAGVVSPSAGRGAIFTLHHVRPAGTHEHGPNAHLSVTPAFLDLAIRTIKTAGLVPLALDALPERLADPTDRTRYCVFTVDDAYVDCPTYAAPVFRAHGVPYTLFVCSGFVERRTSMWWETAEALFNGRTEIEIDFGDGPERLACATPALRARAFARIAAAVTGPNEDAAIARLDAVARAAGVDPLALVEQDVMDAAALTALAEADPLAGFGAHSETHVNLHHATPERLEQEIGRSIAAVETWVGRRPKALAYPYGFRGAFGPREAAAVRAAGLDLAVTTRPGVIGATGAPDLYALPRISLNGLHQSRAAVEALVTGLPFRLVG, via the coding sequence GTGTCAGACGCGGGCCGCCTTGTCGTGCCGCGTCAGCAGCAGCGGGGCCACGGCGTGACCAATCGCCTCGGCGTCGCCCTCATCCGCACCGCCCTGCTGGCGACCGCCGGGCTGAAGCGCGCCGGCGTGGTGTCGCCGTCGGCCGGACGCGGCGCGATCTTCACGCTCCACCATGTCCGCCCGGCCGGCACGCACGAGCACGGCCCCAATGCGCATCTGTCGGTGACGCCCGCGTTTCTCGATCTGGCGATCCGCACCATCAAGACGGCCGGCCTCGTGCCGCTGGCGCTCGACGCGCTGCCCGAGCGCCTCGCCGACCCGACCGACCGGACGCGCTACTGCGTCTTCACGGTCGACGACGCCTATGTCGATTGCCCGACCTATGCCGCGCCGGTTTTCCGGGCGCACGGCGTGCCCTACACGCTGTTCGTCTGCTCGGGCTTCGTCGAACGCCGCACCAGCATGTGGTGGGAGACCGCCGAGGCGCTGTTCAACGGCCGCACCGAGATCGAGATCGATTTCGGCGACGGCCCGGAACGGCTCGCCTGCGCCACGCCGGCGCTGCGCGCACGCGCCTTCGCCAGGATCGCAGCCGCCGTGACCGGCCCGAACGAGGACGCCGCCATCGCCCGTCTCGATGCCGTCGCGCGCGCCGCCGGGGTCGATCCGCTCGCCCTCGTCGAACAGGACGTCATGGACGCCGCGGCGCTGACCGCGCTCGCCGAGGCCGATCCGCTCGCCGGCTTCGGCGCGCATAGCGAGACCCACGTCAATCTGCACCACGCCACGCCCGAACGCCTCGAGCAGGAGATCGGCCGATCGATCGCCGCTGTCGAGACCTGGGTCGGTCGGCGCCCGAAGGCGCTCGCCTATCCTTATGGGTTTCGCGGCGCCTTCGGCCCGCGCGAGGCTGCGGCCGTCCGGGCGGCGGGCCTCGATCTCGCCGTCACCACCCGCCCCGGCGTGATCGGCGCGACCGGCGCCCCCGACCTCTACGCGCTGCCGCGCATATCGTTGAACGGGCTGCATCAGAGCCGCGCCGCCGTCGAGGCGCTGGTCACCGGCCTGCCGTTCCGGCTGGTCGGCTGA
- a CDS encoding DoxX family protein, whose product MTYPLTSLAVPVARLLLSFMFIMSGWTKIGGYAATAGYMASKGVPAGLLPLVIAVELVGGLMILFGVYARIVSILLAGFCVISAVLFHYDPANQGQMINFMKNLTIAGGFLMIYAHGAGAYSVDAWRKKA is encoded by the coding sequence ATGACCTATCCGCTGACCTCCCTCGCCGTCCCCGTCGCCCGCCTGCTCCTGTCGTTCATGTTCATCATGTCCGGCTGGACCAAGATCGGCGGCTATGCCGCGACTGCCGGGTACATGGCCTCGAAGGGCGTGCCGGCCGGCCTGCTGCCGCTCGTGATCGCCGTGGAACTCGTCGGCGGCCTCATGATCCTGTTCGGCGTCTATGCCCGGATCGTCTCGATCCTGCTCGCCGGCTTCTGCGTGATCTCGGCCGTGCTGTTCCACTACGACCCGGCCAACCAGGGCCAGATGATCAACTTCATGAAGAACCTGACCATCGCCGGCGGCTTCCTGATGATCTACGCCCACGGCGCCGGCGCCTACTCGGTCGACGCCTGGCGCAAGAAGGCTTGA
- the map gene encoding type I methionyl aminopeptidase, giving the protein MTKQPWELALMAESGRLLASVFTMLDRTPLAGRSTLDIDALVERYIVEDLQARPASKGQYGYGFVLNASVNEVVCHGVPSATTILRDGDIVNLDITIEKNGFIADSSKTYLIGAVDPAARRLVETAYQAMWAGIRAVRPGARLGDVGWAIERHAKRHGYSVVHEYCGHGIGRQMHEPPQVLHFGKAGIGPVLEEGMVFTIEPMLNRGRRRVRTEADGWTVVTEDGSLSAQFEHTVAVTASGVAVLTLRPDEQPGGPGRKRAAA; this is encoded by the coding sequence ATGACCAAGCAGCCCTGGGAGCTCGCCCTGATGGCCGAATCCGGCCGCCTGCTGGCCTCGGTCTTCACCATGCTCGACCGCACGCCGCTCGCCGGCCGGTCGACGCTCGACATCGATGCCCTGGTCGAGCGCTATATCGTCGAAGACCTGCAGGCGCGGCCGGCGAGCAAGGGGCAATACGGCTACGGCTTCGTGCTCAACGCCTCGGTCAACGAGGTGGTCTGTCACGGCGTGCCGTCGGCGACGACAATCCTGCGCGACGGCGACATCGTGAACCTCGACATCACTATCGAGAAGAACGGCTTCATCGCCGATTCCAGCAAGACCTACCTCATCGGCGCGGTCGATCCGGCCGCGCGGCGGCTGGTGGAGACCGCCTATCAGGCGATGTGGGCCGGCATCCGCGCCGTGCGACCCGGCGCGAGGCTCGGTGACGTCGGCTGGGCGATCGAGCGCCACGCCAAGCGGCACGGCTATTCGGTGGTGCACGAGTACTGCGGCCACGGCATCGGTCGCCAGATGCACGAGCCGCCGCAGGTGCTGCATTTCGGCAAGGCCGGCATCGGCCCCGTGCTCGAGGAAGGCATGGTCTTCACGATCGAGCCGATGCTCAACCGCGGCCGGCGCCGGGTCAGGACCGAGGCCGACGGCTGGACCGTCGTGACCGAGGACGGCTCGCTCTCCGCGCAGTTCGAACACACCGTGGCGGTCACCGCGTCGGGCGTCGCGGTCTTGACCTTGCGGCCGGACGAACAGCCCGGTGGTCCGGGCCGGAAACGCGCCGCCGCCTAG
- a CDS encoding ParD-like family protein gives MGIVNIDEDLHEQLRRASKVACRSINAQAAYWIRIGMLCELNPTLGFAEIMARELRAAGVDPRAIADGAPAVDAA, from the coding sequence ATGGGCATCGTGAACATCGACGAGGATCTGCACGAACAGTTGCGGCGCGCGAGCAAGGTCGCCTGCCGCTCGATCAATGCGCAGGCGGCCTACTGGATCAGGATCGGCATGCTCTGCGAGCTGAACCCGACGCTCGGTTTCGCCGAGATCATGGCCCGCGAACTGCGCGCGGCCGGCGTCGATCCGCGGGCGATCGCCGACGGCGCCCCGGCGGTCGACGCCGCATGA
- the glnA gene encoding type I glutamate--ammonia ligase — protein sequence MTKTAKDVLKLIKENDVKYVDFRFTDPRGKWQHVTFDVTMVDEDIFAEGTAFDGSSIAGWKAINESDMMLMPDPSTAVIDPFFAQTTLSIVCDILEPSTGERYTRDPRGIAKKAEEYMKSLGVGDTVVVGPEAEFFIFSDVKYSASPYKTGFQVDDPELPINTDTDYEGGNLGHHVKTKGGYFPVPPIDSCQDIRGEMLAMMAKMGVTVEKHHHEVASAQHELGMKFNTLTVMGDQMQIYKYCIHQVAQAYGKSATFMPKPIFGDNGSGMHVHQSIWKDGKPVFAGNQYADLSETCLYYIGGILKHAKALNAFTNPSTNSYKRLVPGYEAPVLLAYSARNRSASCRIPYTTSPKAKRVEVRFPDPTANPYLAFAAMLMAGLDGIVNKIHPGQAMDKNLYDLPPKELKKIPTVCGSLREALESLKKDNAFLTAGGVFDADFIESYIELKWEELMRYEMTPHPVEYEMYYSV from the coding sequence ATGACCAAGACTGCGAAAGACGTCCTCAAGCTGATCAAGGAAAACGACGTCAAGTACGTCGACTTCCGCTTCACCGACCCGCGCGGCAAGTGGCAGCACGTGACCTTCGACGTCACCATGGTCGACGAGGACATCTTCGCCGAAGGCACCGCCTTCGACGGCTCGTCGATCGCCGGATGGAAGGCCATCAACGAGTCCGACATGATGCTGATGCCGGACCCGTCCACGGCCGTCATCGATCCGTTCTTCGCGCAGACCACCCTGTCGATCGTCTGCGACATCCTCGAGCCGTCGACCGGCGAGCGCTACACCCGCGACCCGCGCGGCATCGCCAAGAAGGCCGAGGAGTACATGAAGTCGCTCGGCGTCGGCGACACCGTCGTCGTTGGCCCGGAAGCCGAATTCTTCATCTTCTCGGACGTCAAGTACTCGGCGTCGCCGTACAAGACCGGCTTCCAGGTCGATGATCCGGAGCTGCCGATCAACACCGACACCGACTACGAGGGCGGCAACCTCGGCCACCACGTCAAGACCAAGGGCGGCTACTTCCCCGTGCCGCCGATCGACTCCTGCCAGGACATCCGCGGCGAAATGCTCGCCATGATGGCCAAGATGGGCGTCACGGTCGAGAAGCACCATCACGAGGTGGCTTCGGCTCAGCACGAGCTGGGCATGAAGTTCAACACGCTCACCGTGATGGGCGACCAGATGCAGATCTACAAGTACTGCATCCATCAGGTCGCGCAGGCCTACGGCAAGTCGGCCACCTTCATGCCGAAGCCGATCTTCGGCGACAACGGCTCGGGCATGCACGTCCACCAGTCGATCTGGAAGGACGGCAAGCCGGTGTTCGCCGGCAACCAGTATGCGGATCTCTCCGAGACCTGCCTCTACTACATCGGCGGCATCCTGAAGCACGCCAAGGCGCTGAACGCCTTCACCAACCCGTCGACGAACTCCTACAAGCGTCTCGTCCCGGGCTACGAGGCCCCGGTTCTGCTCGCCTACTCGGCGCGTAACCGTTCGGCGTCCTGCCGCATCCCGTACACCACCTCGCCGAAGGCAAAGCGCGTCGAGGTCCGCTTCCCCGATCCGACCGCCAATCCGTACCTCGCCTTCGCGGCGATGCTGATGGCCGGCCTCGACGGCATCGTGAACAAGATCCATCCCGGCCAGGCGATGGACAAGAACCTCTACGATCTGCCGCCGAAGGAGCTCAAGAAGATCCCGACCGTCTGCGGTTCGCTGCGCGAGGCTCTCGAGAGCCTGAAGAAGGACAACGCCTTCCTCACCGCCGGCGGCGTGTTCGACGCGGACTTCATCGAGAGCTACATCGAGCTCAAGTGGGAAGAGCTGATGCGCTACGAGATGACCCCGCATCCGGTCGAGTACGAGATGTACTACTCGGTCTAA
- a CDS encoding P-II family nitrogen regulator yields MKKIEAIIKPFKLDEVKEALQEVGLQGITVTEAKGFGRQKGHTELYRGAEYVVDFLPKVKVEIVLPDELVEKAVDAIRKAAQTGRIGDGKIFVSNIEEAVRIRTGETGLDAI; encoded by the coding sequence ATGAAGAAAATCGAGGCCATCATCAAGCCCTTCAAGCTCGACGAGGTGAAGGAGGCGCTCCAGGAGGTCGGTCTCCAGGGCATCACCGTCACGGAGGCGAAGGGCTTCGGCCGGCAGAAGGGACACACGGAGCTCTATCGGGGCGCCGAATATGTCGTCGACTTCCTGCCGAAGGTCAAAGTCGAGATCGTGCTTCCCGACGAGTTGGTCGAGAAGGCGGTCGATGCCATTCGCAAGGCCGCCCAGACGGGCCGGATCGGCGACGGCAAGATCTTCGTCTCCAACATCGAGGAAGCGGTGCGCATCCGCACCGGTGAGACCGGGCTCGACGCCATCTGA
- a CDS encoding dienelactone hydrolase family protein: MVERRFDRAVGGAAGAGARVGAPDFASAVAFYPGCRVAAASARWRTRVDLLILIGEADDWTPAAPCEALATAHGDRVSIRTYPGAYHEFDHPGIAIHERRGLAFSGNGTGVAHLGTDPAARADVVERVPAFFAAHRR; encoded by the coding sequence CTGGTCGAACGGCGGTTCGACCGTGCTGTCGGCGGTGCAGCCGGGGCGGGGGCGCGCGTCGGGGCCCCGGACTTTGCGAGCGCGGTCGCGTTCTATCCCGGCTGCCGGGTCGCGGCGGCATCGGCGCGCTGGCGGACGCGGGTCGACCTGCTGATCCTGATCGGTGAGGCCGACGACTGGACGCCGGCCGCGCCCTGCGAGGCGCTGGCGACGGCGCACGGGGACCGGGTGTCGATTCGGACTTATCCCGGCGCGTACCACGAGTTCGATCACCCCGGCATCGCGATCCACGAACGCCGCGGGCTCGCATTTTCGGGGAACGGGACCGGTGTTGCCCATCTCGGCACGGATCCGGCCGCGCGGGCCGATGTGGTCGAGCGGGTGCCGGCCTTTTTCGCCGCGCATCGGCGCTGA
- a CDS encoding type III secretion system chaperone, translating to MSGTTTRNRIFDVLLGDYGALIGIPDLVFDDSNRVTLGFDGIVITMEAVDEVAGLVLTSEIDVPTDTSFEDLRARLLQGAVQLFRTGHGFVGLDFVIEAMVWTNRVTVGGLAASVLHRQIQEAILSIGLWQDFIHRRQPEAAGADEIDALSNTFIRV from the coding sequence ATGAGCGGCACGACTACCCGTAATCGGATCTTTGATGTTCTGCTCGGCGATTATGGGGCGCTCATCGGCATTCCTGACCTTGTTTTCGACGACAGCAACCGGGTCACGCTCGGCTTCGACGGTATCGTCATCACGATGGAGGCGGTCGACGAGGTCGCCGGCCTCGTTCTGACCTCCGAGATCGACGTGCCGACCGATACATCCTTCGAGGACCTGCGGGCGCGTCTGCTGCAGGGCGCGGTGCAGCTGTTCCGGACCGGACATGGCTTCGTCGGGCTCGACTTCGTCATTGAGGCGATGGTCTGGACCAATCGCGTCACGGTCGGCGGCCTGGCGGCCTCCGTCCTGCACCGTCAGATCCAGGAGGCGATCCTTTCGATCGGCCTTTGGCAGGACTTCATCCATCGGCGTCAGCCGGAGGCGGCCGGCGCCGACGAGATCGACGCCCTTTCCAACACTTTCATTCGCGTCTGA
- a CDS encoding NAD(P)H-hydrate dehydratase: MDLLSPDEMARADRLTIEAGTTGFQLMERAGRAVADAVAFRHPLGTRVLVLCGPGNNGGDGFVAARVLADRGYILRVALHGDRERLKGDAAMAAQRWTGPVETASAATIERLLQGVGTVVVALFGAGLSRPLEGDAAAIVDAVNARGLPVVAVDLPSGIDGATGRIMGTAVRAGTTVTFFRKKPGHLLMPGRVHCGNVVVADIGIEPWVLDEIRPTVFVNRPGLWGAALRAPSVEDHKYTRGHAVVVSGSMIHTGAARLAAHAALRVGAGLVTLASPPDALMVNAHHLTAVMLARMDGAEGLAEILADRRKNAVVIGPACGVGPETRAKVEAILDGGGRAAVLDADALTSFKDDPEALFARIRVHGGPVVLTPHEGEFARLFPDLALQPPAGQPFRSKVERARAAVARSGATVILKGPDTVIAGPDGRAAINDNAPPDLGTAGSGDVLAGLVGGLLARGLPGFEAAAAAVWLHGECGRLAGPGLIAEDLADRLPAALRSLYAAPPPPEDRSRPTAPHVRISAPIDLAEIEDEDDYGGSD, from the coding sequence ATCGATCTTCTCAGCCCAGACGAAATGGCGCGCGCCGACCGGCTGACGATCGAGGCCGGCACGACCGGGTTCCAGCTCATGGAGCGCGCGGGCCGCGCGGTTGCCGATGCGGTGGCGTTCCGCCATCCGCTCGGCACGCGCGTGCTGGTGCTGTGCGGTCCCGGCAACAACGGCGGCGACGGCTTCGTCGCCGCGCGCGTGCTGGCCGATCGTGGCTATATCCTGCGGGTCGCGCTGCATGGAGACCGCGAGCGGCTGAAGGGCGATGCGGCGATGGCCGCGCAGCGCTGGACCGGGCCGGTCGAGACCGCCTCGGCCGCGACGATCGAACGGCTGCTGCAGGGTGTCGGCACGGTGGTCGTGGCGCTGTTCGGCGCCGGGTTGTCGCGGCCGCTCGAGGGCGATGCCGCGGCGATCGTCGATGCGGTCAATGCGCGTGGTCTGCCGGTCGTGGCGGTCGATCTGCCCTCGGGCATCGACGGGGCGACAGGGCGGATCATGGGTACGGCGGTGCGTGCCGGCACGACCGTGACCTTCTTCCGCAAGAAGCCCGGCCATCTGCTGATGCCCGGACGGGTCCACTGCGGCAACGTCGTGGTCGCCGACATCGGCATCGAGCCCTGGGTGCTCGACGAGATCCGACCGACCGTATTCGTCAACCGGCCGGGCTTGTGGGGCGCGGCGTTGCGCGCGCCCTCGGTCGAGGATCACAAATATACCCGCGGCCATGCGGTGGTCGTCTCGGGCTCCATGATCCACACCGGCGCGGCGCGGCTCGCCGCGCATGCGGCCTTGCGGGTTGGCGCCGGGCTGGTGACGCTCGCGTCGCCGCCGGATGCGCTGATGGTCAACGCCCATCACCTGACCGCCGTCATGCTGGCGCGCATGGACGGCGCGGAAGGGCTGGCCGAGATCCTGGCCGATCGGCGCAAGAACGCCGTCGTGATCGGCCCGGCCTGCGGTGTCGGGCCGGAAACCCGCGCCAAGGTCGAAGCGATCCTCGACGGCGGCGGGCGCGCCGCCGTGCTCGATGCCGACGCGCTGACCAGTTTCAAGGACGATCCGGAAGCGCTGTTCGCCCGGATCCGCGTCCACGGCGGCCCGGTGGTGCTGACGCCGCACGAAGGCGAATTCGCGCGGCTGTTTCCCGATCTCGCGCTGCAGCCGCCGGCCGGACAGCCGTTCCGCTCCAAGGTCGAACGCGCGCGCGCCGCGGTCGCGCGTTCGGGCGCGACGGTGATCCTGAAAGGTCCGGACACGGTGATCGCCGGGCCCGACGGCCGCGCCGCGATCAATGACAATGCGCCGCCGGATCTCGGCACCGCCGGTTCGGGCGACGTGCTGGCCGGGCTCGTCGGCGGGCTCCTGGCGCGCGGGCTGCCGGGCTTCGAGGCGGCGGCGGCGGCGGTCTGGCTGCATGGCGAATGCGGCCGGCTGGCCGGGCCGGGATTGATCGCGGAGGACCTGGCCGATCGGCTGCCGGCCGCGCTGCGCAGCCTCTATGCCGCGCCGCCGCCGCCCGAGGATCGTTCGCGGCCGACGGCGCCGCATGTCCGGATCTCGGCGCCGATCGATCTCGCCGAGATCGAGGACGAGGACGATTACGGCGGCTCGGACTGA